The nucleotide window CACAGAAGCAGAATGGGAATACGCAGCACTGGGTTACATCGGTCAGAACCCTGGCCCTTCCAAAAAAGAAGGCAAACACGGGGAAGAGCTGATCATGAACAAACAGGTATACTCCTGGGGCACTAACACCAGCGGTCTGCGTGATATCCGCCGCGGTACCATGCAAGGACAGTTCCTGGCCAACTTTAAGCGCGGCTCCGGTGATAACATGGGTGTGGCCGGTGGTCTGAACGACCGTGCCTCCATCCCTGGCCCTACCCGCTCTTTCTACCCTAACACTTTCGGTATCTACAATATGTCCGGTAACGTAGCAGAATGGGTACTGGATGTTTACAGGCCTCTCAGCCCTATCGATGGTGAAGACTTCAACTACTTCCGTGGTAACAAGTTCCAGACCGTTTACCAGAACGAAAACAAAGAGTTCGAAAAAGACAGCCTGGGTCACCTGAAAATGCGTGATGTTACTGATGAAGAAAGTGCTAACCGTCTTAACTACCAGAAAGGTGACGTAATCAACTACCTCGATGGTGACACCCTCTCTCAGGTGGAATATGGTTATGGCGTTACTACCCTGATCAACGACAAATCACACGTTGTAAAAGGTGGTAGCTGGAACGACCGCGCCTACTGGCTCTCTCCAGGTACCCGCCGTTACATGCAGGAAGATATGGCCACCAACACCGTAGGTTTCCGTTGTGCAATGGACCGCGTAGGTAGCCCAGAAGGTAACAAGTTCAAAACTGGTAACCTGTTCAAAAAACAAAGACAGAAAAGATAATCATCTCCCTAAAGGAGCATAAAAAAAACGCAAAGATGAAAGTCTTTGCGTTTTTTTATGTCTTTGAGAAACGAAGAAGGAACTACTTCCAGATCTCCAGGATCTCTTCAGTATGGTTCTTGGTATCCGGCTTTTTGATGATATGATCAATCACGCCTTTTTCATTGATGAGGAAAGTAGTACGGTGAATCCCGTCATACTTGCGGCCCATCATCTGTTTTTCACCCCAGACACCATATTGGTTTACGATCTTATGGTCATCATCTGCCAGTAAGGTAAAAGGCAGATCATATTTTTCTATAAACTTCAGATGGCTTTG belongs to Chitinophaga sp. HK235 and includes:
- the bcp gene encoding thioredoxin-dependent thiol peroxidase gives rise to the protein MVNLKEGEKAPVFKGKDQHGKTVSLKDLEGKRVVLYFYPKDMTPGCTAQACNLRDNYQDLTKKGYAVVGVSTDSEQSHLKFIEKYDLPFTLLADDDHKIVNQYGVWGEKQMMGRKYDGIHRTTFLINEKGVIDHIIKKPDTKNHTEEILEIWK
- a CDS encoding SUMF1/EgtB/PvdO family nonheme iron enzyme, producing MRRLTSLSLLVGTGVMLSMTACHKDGGGLFGKKKEASSATGWNYNDQKMGGFSVAKNKNQITGPGLVFVQGGTFAMGATEQDVMGDWNNIPRRITVSSFYIDESEVANVHYREYLFWLSRVYNESFPQVYRNALPDTLVWRSELAYNEPLVEYYFRHPAYNDYPVVGVTWKQATDYCKWRSNRVNEKLLMDKGLLSKADITNQSDDNTFDTKAYSAGLYEGTPGKMSSSVKNQFKNADGTPRAAQFEDGIMLPAYRLPTEAEWEYAALGYIGQNPGPSKKEGKHGEELIMNKQVYSWGTNTSGLRDIRRGTMQGQFLANFKRGSGDNMGVAGGLNDRASIPGPTRSFYPNTFGIYNMSGNVAEWVLDVYRPLSPIDGEDFNYFRGNKFQTVYQNENKEFEKDSLGHLKMRDVTDEESANRLNYQKGDVINYLDGDTLSQVEYGYGVTTLINDKSHVVKGGSWNDRAYWLSPGTRRYMQEDMATNTVGFRCAMDRVGSPEGNKFKTGNLFKKQRQKR